One Rhodothermus bifroesti DNA window includes the following coding sequences:
- a CDS encoding M20/M25/M40 family metallo-hydrolase, with the protein MSGSVTPASNAKVVELLKALVRFPSLSHQEADIADFIEHYVRRAGLPVQRLDNNVYFWLGEGEDRLLLNSHLDVVPPSADHPFDPFEPVELDGKLYGRGTVDAKASVAAMTTALLSLAREGWRPPQGQVIVALTACEETGGGYNGLEALRPHLPPLQAAVVGEPTRLEPCVAQKGLLILKLHARGRTAHAARPHLGDNAILRATRDIQRLSQFRFEKADPFLGMPTLTVTTIQGGTAHNVVPERCSFTLDIRTTPAYTHAEIVQLLSSVVESEIEVHSDRFIPVSTPVSARIVQACLRANPTGRPFGSPTASDWIFLHDIPTVKLGPGPSERSHTGGEHIELEELTRAVEVYRNIIRYYYALKPNGC; encoded by the coding sequence ATGTCAGGTTCGGTTACTCCAGCCTCAAACGCCAAAGTTGTCGAGCTGCTCAAGGCGCTCGTACGTTTTCCTTCCCTCAGCCATCAAGAAGCCGACATTGCAGACTTTATAGAACACTACGTGCGTCGCGCCGGCTTACCGGTGCAGCGTCTAGACAACAATGTGTATTTTTGGCTGGGGGAAGGCGAAGATCGGTTATTGTTGAATTCTCATCTGGATGTTGTGCCCCCTTCGGCCGACCATCCATTTGATCCTTTTGAGCCTGTCGAGCTCGACGGTAAACTTTACGGCCGAGGCACAGTGGATGCCAAAGCTAGCGTTGCAGCCATGACCACGGCCTTGCTCTCGCTGGCTCGCGAAGGCTGGCGTCCACCTCAAGGACAGGTCATTGTAGCGTTGACGGCCTGTGAGGAAACGGGAGGAGGCTACAACGGCCTTGAAGCGCTACGTCCGCACCTTCCACCCTTACAGGCAGCCGTTGTTGGCGAACCAACACGGCTTGAGCCTTGCGTAGCGCAGAAAGGGTTGCTGATTTTAAAACTCCATGCTCGCGGTCGCACCGCGCACGCAGCCCGGCCGCACTTAGGCGACAATGCCATTCTACGGGCCACACGCGATATCCAACGGCTGAGTCAGTTTCGCTTCGAGAAGGCTGATCCGTTTCTGGGCATGCCCACGCTGACGGTCACCACGATCCAGGGAGGCACAGCCCACAACGTGGTGCCTGAGCGCTGTTCGTTTACACTTGACATCCGCACCACACCAGCCTACACGCATGCTGAGATCGTGCAGCTTCTGTCCAGCGTTGTGGAATCCGAGATCGAAGTGCACAGCGACCGCTTTATTCCTGTTTCTACCCCAGTATCAGCGCGTATCGTGCAAGCCTGCCTGCGTGCCAACCCCACTGGCCGTCCCTTTGGCTCTCCAACCGCTTCCGACTGGATCTTTCTACACGACATTCCTACGGTCAAGCTTGGCCCGGGACCTAGCGAACGCTCACATACCGGCGGTGAACACATCGAACTAGAAGAG
- a CDS encoding GNAT family N-acetyltransferase/peptidase C39 family protein: MISIRPATLADLDALVHLEAVSFDGDQLSRQSYRRLLRSESAQVLVAEQEGRVCGSAVLLFRQGLAAARLYSLAVDPACRRQGIGRLLVQAAEKAALERNRLVLRLEVRIDNTEAIRLYEALGFRPTGLLPAYYADGAPARRYERVLVPNQRPPNYLPIPYYSQTLDFTCGPACLMMALKYFRPELSLNRGLELELWRQATTIFMTSGIGGCSAEGLAVAALHHGLHALVLTNDVRIPFIDTVRSPLKKEVLRLVHESFLARLHAAGYPPRYTLFDRKDILMAIDEGLVPILLVSGYRLYGEKVPHWVVVTGYDEHFIYIHDPYIPEEMPFFDGQHVPIHEQDFLRLNRYGRAGSRMMVLLSDQGDRLRAWHG; encoded by the coding sequence ATGATTTCTATTCGCCCAGCTACGTTAGCCGACCTAGACGCGCTGGTGCACCTCGAGGCTGTCAGCTTCGATGGAGATCAGCTTTCGCGCCAAAGCTATCGCAGGCTACTGCGGAGTGAAAGTGCTCAGGTACTGGTGGCCGAGCAAGAAGGCCGCGTGTGCGGCAGTGCGGTACTGCTTTTCCGTCAGGGACTGGCGGCGGCACGGTTGTACTCTTTGGCTGTCGATCCTGCATGTCGTCGCCAAGGCATTGGTCGCTTGCTTGTTCAGGCTGCCGAAAAAGCCGCGCTGGAACGCAACCGGCTTGTGCTACGCCTGGAGGTTCGCATCGATAATACCGAAGCCATCCGCCTTTACGAAGCGTTGGGATTTCGGCCTACAGGCCTATTGCCTGCATATTATGCCGACGGAGCACCTGCCCGTCGCTACGAGCGCGTCCTCGTCCCTAATCAACGTCCCCCAAACTACCTGCCTATTCCGTACTACAGCCAAACGCTAGACTTCACTTGCGGACCAGCCTGTCTGATGATGGCCTTAAAGTACTTTCGCCCAGAACTGTCGCTTAACCGCGGGCTGGAACTGGAACTCTGGCGCCAGGCAACCACGATTTTTATGACCAGTGGCATTGGGGGATGCAGTGCCGAAGGCTTGGCCGTTGCGGCCCTTCATCATGGCCTGCATGCCCTAGTGCTGACCAACGATGTGCGCATTCCCTTTATCGATACCGTACGCTCACCCTTAAAAAAAGAAGTGTTACGCCTTGTGCACGAATCCTTTCTGGCACGTCTTCATGCAGCCGGTTATCCTCCACGCTATACCCTCTTTGATCGCAAGGACATCTTGATGGCCATTGATGAGGGCTTGGTGCCTATTTTGCTCGTCAGCGGCTATCGCCTCTATGGCGAGAAAGTCCCCCATTGGGTAGTGGTCACGGGATACGATGAACATTTCATCTACATCCATGATCCCTACATTCCCGAGGAGATGCCCTTCTTCGATGGGCAGCACGTGCCTATTCATGAGCAGGACTTTTTGCGCCTTAATCGTTACGGCCGTGCCGGCAGCCGCATGATGGTACTCTTAAGTGACCAAGGCGACCGTCTAAGAGCCTGGCACGGTTAG
- a CDS encoding RimK-like ATPgrasp N-terminal domain-containing protein has protein sequence MPSDPLPLQLTCSAGVFLLHGDYEYLSEGYYAAVEVELHGLTALPSCADVLDAYNVPVALERVRQAGLPVPEWYLTNDTVKPPAVIYGVHPFARAFRVVYEPQEAWIAARQLSRQGKYLLCYQRLPVHARLIEVELILDRTPETAYAWWAEQLYGLFHLPLAKLRLIETPDGQTFFSALERLPRSRLSTKSRKLLQERLQAFCARRG, from the coding sequence ATGCCTTCGGATCCTCTTCCGCTGCAGCTTACCTGTAGTGCAGGTGTTTTCTTGCTCCACGGCGACTACGAATACCTTAGCGAGGGGTATTACGCCGCTGTAGAAGTTGAATTGCACGGTCTGACGGCTCTACCTTCCTGCGCCGATGTGCTCGACGCCTACAACGTCCCTGTAGCGCTGGAGCGCGTCCGCCAAGCAGGTCTACCTGTTCCCGAATGGTATCTGACCAACGATACGGTGAAGCCGCCTGCCGTGATTTATGGCGTGCATCCTTTTGCCCGTGCGTTTCGCGTGGTCTACGAGCCACAGGAGGCCTGGATCGCTGCTCGCCAGCTCTCGCGGCAGGGTAAATATCTGCTGTGCTATCAGCGCCTGCCGGTCCACGCAAGGCTAATCGAAGTGGAGCTTATCCTGGATCGCACGCCAGAGACAGCGTATGCATGGTGGGCCGAGCAGCTCTATGGGCTGTTTCATCTACCGCTAGCCAAGCTGCGTCTGATCGAAACGCCCGATGGGCAGACCTTCTTTAGTGCTTTAGAACGCTTGCCGCGCAGCCGGCTTTCAACCAAAAGCCGAAAGCTTTTGCAAGAGCGGCTTCAAGCCTTTTGTGCACGCCGTGGGTAG
- a CDS encoding putative nucleotidyltransferase substrate binding domain-containing protein translates to MTTSTILERLQTLLRNTPPFDQLAPELLQDVLADLTLEYFEPGEVIIEQGSTAHKGLYVVESGMVRLMDVPRQRLIDKCGEGDTFGAFGLIKGGAAPYEARAVAPTVCIRLRPERFLKLYEQNAAFAAFFDREIKHYLTRQDVELDVTGARQLFSRRLRQLAYRRLVSCDPEASARDVARQMIRRGVSSVVVLRNGRLAGIVTGADLRRLVARRGSPETPIRRLMSTPVHTIKADASLFEAMMQMLLHGVHRLVVVDEKEHPLGVLTDRDIAHWRGQDPLATINRIESISNEAELTNIREEIHDQLLRLQRQGATPEALGRLLSVMSDRIARRVIRLVERGLRAREEALRTDLPWAWLRLGGTGRQEMTLTTAQQNALVYANPGEAAEKAEAWFSRLAEQVNSALEKCGFPTSATIAREPQWRQPLDQWRQTIRYWILQATPEALAQALPFFDMRPLCGEAELMQVLWQEIEDALNVQALDRERNVLQVLAALALEQRPPLAPLGRWATERSGPYKKRIDLNGRGIRLVVDAARILALDLRYFQSTNTFDRLRAAADAFPELETVLHDALEAYHYLTDVQLEHQLRQVEAGELPNDYLDPEALSRVQQKLLREALETVGALQQALARRYGVELA, encoded by the coding sequence ATGACAACGTCGACGATTCTGGAGCGCTTGCAGACATTGCTACGCAACACGCCCCCCTTCGACCAGCTTGCGCCCGAGTTGTTGCAAGACGTGCTAGCGGATTTGACGCTGGAATATTTTGAGCCTGGCGAAGTGATTATCGAACAGGGCAGCACAGCGCACAAAGGGTTATATGTGGTCGAGTCAGGGATGGTCCGCCTGATGGACGTGCCGCGCCAGCGATTGATTGATAAATGCGGTGAAGGCGATACCTTTGGCGCGTTTGGCTTAATCAAAGGAGGGGCTGCCCCTTATGAAGCGCGTGCAGTGGCTCCAACAGTATGCATTCGGTTGAGGCCAGAGCGATTCCTTAAGCTATATGAGCAAAATGCAGCATTTGCCGCGTTTTTCGACAGAGAAATCAAGCACTACCTTACGCGGCAGGACGTAGAGCTGGACGTAACCGGAGCGCGCCAACTTTTTAGCCGGCGCTTACGGCAGCTTGCCTATCGGCGGCTTGTGAGCTGCGACCCTGAGGCTTCGGCACGCGATGTAGCACGGCAAATGATCCGGCGTGGAGTAAGTTCCGTGGTGGTGCTACGCAACGGTCGTTTGGCCGGCATTGTAACCGGAGCAGATCTTCGCCGCTTGGTGGCCCGGCGCGGCTCACCAGAAACGCCGATACGCCGCTTGATGAGTACTCCCGTACATACAATCAAAGCCGATGCCTCGCTTTTCGAAGCCATGATGCAGATGCTGCTCCATGGGGTACATCGGCTGGTCGTCGTCGATGAAAAAGAACATCCCCTGGGCGTGTTAACTGACCGAGATATTGCCCATTGGCGCGGTCAAGATCCGCTGGCTACGATTAACCGCATCGAAAGCATTAGCAACGAAGCGGAATTAACCAATATTCGCGAAGAGATTCATGATCAGCTACTGCGTCTCCAACGGCAGGGGGCAACGCCTGAGGCCTTAGGACGCTTACTTTCCGTCATGAGCGATCGTATTGCCCGGCGGGTTATTCGTTTGGTGGAGCGTGGGCTGCGAGCCCGTGAAGAAGCCTTGCGGACGGACTTGCCTTGGGCGTGGCTGCGGCTAGGAGGTACAGGGCGACAGGAAATGACCCTGACTACGGCACAGCAAAACGCGCTGGTTTACGCAAATCCAGGAGAAGCGGCTGAAAAAGCTGAAGCATGGTTTAGCCGCTTGGCCGAGCAAGTCAATAGCGCGCTGGAAAAGTGTGGTTTTCCAACAAGCGCTACGATAGCCCGTGAACCGCAGTGGCGGCAGCCGCTCGACCAGTGGCGGCAGACTATCCGTTACTGGATTCTTCAGGCAACGCCTGAAGCGCTGGCTCAGGCGTTGCCCTTTTTTGACATGCGGCCGCTTTGCGGTGAAGCTGAACTGATGCAGGTGCTCTGGCAAGAAATTGAGGATGCCTTGAACGTACAGGCCTTGGATCGAGAACGCAATGTGCTCCAAGTGCTTGCGGCCTTGGCGCTCGAGCAGCGCCCTCCCTTAGCGCCTCTAGGACGCTGGGCGACGGAACGAAGCGGCCCCTATAAAAAACGCATCGACCTTAACGGCCGTGGCATTCGGTTGGTGGTAGATGCTGCCCGAATACTGGCGCTTGATTTGCGCTACTTCCAATCAACCAATACCTTCGATCGTCTCAGGGCTGCAGCCGATGCGTTTCCTGAGTTGGAAACTGTGCTGCACGATGCCTTAGAGGCTTATCACTACTTGACTGACGTACAGCTGGAACATCAGTTGCGCCAGGTTGAGGCTGGCGAACTGCCCAATGATTACCTGGATCCTGAAGCCTTGTCACGAGTGCAGCAAAAGCTGTTGCGCGAGGCGTTGGAGACTGTAGGCGCTTTGCAACAGGCTTTGGCGCGTCGCTATGGCGTTGAGCTGGCCTAA
- the hisS gene encoding histidine--tRNA ligase: MSLDPTLRNIRGTFDILPQAAASEGAHEVPSCAWQHVEQVIREVLERFNFREIRTPILEPTPLIARGVGQLTDIVAKEMFAFRRGETDYVLRPELTAPVMRAYLQHRLDQQGSVQKLYYLGPCFRAENPQKGRYRQFHQFGVEVIGAETPEADAEVIAAMMAVYEAFGLRKLRLRLNALGDADTRPRYKAALQAYLEPYAEQLSAISRKRLETNPLRILDTKDARERRLLENAPRILDFLSPSARAHYEAVKAHLQELGIAFVEDPFLVRGLDYYTHTTFELESPDLGAQSALAGGGRYDLLAQELGHEAAVPAIGFAAGIERLLIALQAQHYAFPEDPGLDVFLVALGQNAARWSLCQAQQLRREGLRVDLDLKGRSMKAQMREANRQQARYAVIVGEEELLRKQARVRDMRTGQQHDVAFDELSDFLKGTVVRLT, from the coding sequence ATGAGTCTCGATCCAACACTTCGCAATATCCGAGGCACGTTCGATATTCTGCCGCAGGCTGCCGCCAGCGAGGGGGCGCATGAAGTCCCTAGTTGCGCTTGGCAACACGTTGAACAGGTGATTCGGGAGGTGCTGGAACGGTTTAATTTTCGTGAGATTCGCACGCCCATTCTCGAGCCTACACCACTGATTGCTCGGGGCGTAGGCCAGCTTACCGACATTGTGGCCAAAGAAATGTTCGCCTTTCGTCGGGGAGAAACCGACTACGTACTGCGCCCCGAGTTGACGGCCCCGGTCATGCGTGCTTATCTCCAACACCGACTAGACCAGCAAGGTAGCGTACAAAAACTCTATTACTTGGGGCCGTGTTTTCGGGCCGAAAATCCGCAAAAAGGGCGCTACCGGCAGTTCCACCAGTTCGGTGTCGAGGTGATCGGCGCAGAGACACCTGAGGCCGACGCGGAAGTCATTGCAGCAATGATGGCTGTTTACGAAGCCTTTGGGCTGCGTAAGCTACGTCTTCGGCTTAACGCTCTCGGCGATGCCGACACGCGGCCCCGCTACAAGGCCGCGCTTCAAGCCTACCTAGAGCCTTACGCCGAGCAGCTTTCAGCCATCAGCCGCAAACGGCTGGAGACCAACCCTCTCCGCATTCTGGATACCAAAGATGCACGTGAGCGTCGATTGCTTGAAAATGCGCCACGCATCCTCGACTTTCTTAGCCCATCAGCCCGTGCGCACTATGAAGCCGTCAAGGCACATCTCCAGGAGCTGGGTATTGCCTTCGTAGAAGATCCGTTCCTTGTGCGGGGGCTAGATTATTACACGCATACTACGTTCGAACTGGAAAGCCCTGACCTTGGCGCCCAAAGCGCTCTGGCCGGTGGCGGGCGCTACGATTTGCTTGCCCAAGAGCTGGGTCACGAGGCAGCAGTACCAGCAATTGGCTTTGCTGCGGGTATTGAACGGCTTTTGATTGCGCTGCAGGCGCAGCATTATGCTTTCCCGGAAGACCCGGGGCTGGATGTTTTCCTCGTAGCGTTGGGACAAAACGCGGCACGTTGGTCATTGTGCCAAGCCCAGCAGCTACGGCGTGAAGGGTTGCGTGTAGACTTGGATTTAAAAGGCCGCTCCATGAAAGCGCAAATGCGTGAAGCCAACCGTCAGCAAGCCCGCTATGCGGTTATTGTTGGAGAAGAAGAGCTGCTACGCAAGCAGGCTCGCGTCCGTGATATGCGCACAGGGCAGCAGCACGACGTCGCTTTCGATGAACTGAGCGACTTTCTCAAAGGTACTGTGGTTCGCCTCACCTAA
- a CDS encoding PTS sugar transporter subunit IIA, with product MIAFRKPSQAREGETLGAKFRTEFSMQTTTYQIHQLLSPETIQVGLPGRTKEEVLNRLIDLLRGHPAVRDLEALRQAVWVREQMMSTGVGKGLGLPHAKTSAVTGTVAAFAITAEPVDFEAIDQQPVRILFLLVGPETAKSQHIKLLSRISRLMNRDSFRLRLLEARTPEEVLHLFEEGESQLVDS from the coding sequence ATGATCGCGTTTCGTAAGCCTTCGCAAGCCCGTGAAGGCGAAACTTTAGGCGCTAAATTTCGAACCGAATTTTCGATGCAAACCACGACCTATCAAATTCATCAACTGCTTTCACCGGAAACCATTCAGGTTGGGTTGCCCGGGCGTACCAAAGAAGAGGTGCTCAACCGGCTAATTGATCTGCTGCGCGGACATCCGGCGGTGCGCGATCTGGAGGCCCTACGACAAGCTGTTTGGGTCCGCGAGCAGATGATGTCTACTGGTGTAGGCAAAGGGCTTGGGCTGCCCCACGCCAAAACATCGGCCGTTACAGGCACCGTAGCCGCGTTTGCGATTACGGCAGAACCCGTGGATTTCGAGGCTATCGATCAGCAACCAGTACGGATACTTTTTTTACTGGTTGGACCTGAAACGGCCAAATCGCAACACATTAAGCTACTTAGTCGCATTTCCCGCCTCATGAACCGGGACAGTTTCCGGCTGCGTTTGCTGGAAGCACGAACCCCTGAAGAAGTGCTGCACTTGTTTGAAGAAGGCGAGTCGCAACTGGTAGATTCATGA
- a CDS encoding prolipoprotein diacylglyceryl transferase, whose translation MYPRLSDLFEDLFGFALPLPIYSFGAMVAVAVLVATWLTARELDRRYKAGMLSSVSIRERDSRGRYQTRKASPATLIGTMTLVAVGAGFVGAKIFHILENLDTFVLDPLGMIFSTGGFTFYGGLIFGALGVILYARQKGIPIPQLADAAAPGLMLAYGIGRIGCHLAGDGDWGIAANVAAKPDWLPMWLWAESYPRAIIGPPPAPVYPTPLYEFAMATLFFGVLWALRRHAFLPGWLFSLYLVLNGLERFLIEQIRVNNHFMLWGLRVTQAEVIAVLLMIGGAVGLVLTSRRVGVHRQAAAPEVSGS comes from the coding sequence ATGTATCCGCGCTTGAGCGATCTTTTTGAGGATCTGTTTGGCTTTGCATTGCCTTTGCCGATCTATTCGTTCGGTGCTATGGTCGCTGTGGCCGTTTTAGTGGCCACCTGGCTTACCGCTCGGGAACTAGACCGACGCTACAAGGCAGGAATGCTCTCGAGCGTGTCGATACGAGAGCGCGACAGTCGAGGGCGTTATCAGACACGTAAGGCCAGTCCGGCAACCCTGATTGGGACAATGACGCTCGTTGCTGTTGGGGCTGGTTTCGTTGGGGCTAAAATTTTCCATATCCTGGAAAACCTCGATACGTTTGTGCTCGACCCCCTGGGCATGATCTTCTCCACAGGCGGATTTACCTTCTACGGTGGACTCATTTTTGGAGCGTTGGGCGTGATCCTTTATGCGCGTCAGAAAGGCATCCCCATACCCCAGCTGGCGGATGCCGCAGCGCCTGGGTTAATGCTGGCCTATGGCATTGGGCGCATTGGATGCCATTTGGCTGGCGACGGCGATTGGGGTATTGCCGCAAACGTAGCAGCTAAGCCCGATTGGCTGCCTATGTGGCTTTGGGCCGAAAGCTATCCCCGCGCGATTATCGGACCACCGCCTGCACCGGTTTACCCAACGCCGCTATACGAATTTGCCATGGCAACCCTGTTTTTTGGGGTGCTCTGGGCATTACGTCGGCATGCGTTTCTTCCAGGATGGCTTTTTTCGCTCTATCTCGTGCTCAATGGGCTAGAGCGGTTTCTCATCGAACAAATCCGCGTGAATAACCACTTTATGCTTTGGGGACTTCGGGTAACCCAGGCCGAGGTAATCGCCGTGCTACTGATGATCGGGGGTGCGGTGGGGTTGGTTTTAACGTCACGGCGCGTAGGGGTGCATCGTCAGGCTGCTGCACCGGAAGTTTCAGGTTCTTGA
- a CDS encoding ATP-grasp domain-containing protein, translating to MGRLAIYVERYTIARREEHAALLRYRDAAEALGHEVHFLFRNELHKIPRYDALFIRALTHPLNASYVAARLAELHGKPVIDDSRSIRICCDKVHMYRRLEQAGVSVPPTRLLTRPMLTPTQADRLFAELGAPLVLKAPQSAFSSHVERVETVEAFLRTGRRFFYHSDRLIVQQFIPSPFDWRVGVLGGQLLYACRYLIPAKTFKIEAIIDGRRAYARVEGVPLEALPEAVAQAALKAAAAIGQGLYGVDLKVTETGQVVVIEVNDNPTINAGEEDQQAPDVYTRIVSHLLEGKSS from the coding sequence GTGGGTAGGTTGGCGATTTACGTCGAGCGCTATACGATTGCTCGTCGCGAGGAGCATGCCGCGCTGCTCCGCTACCGTGATGCCGCCGAAGCGCTGGGGCACGAAGTGCATTTTTTGTTTCGCAATGAACTGCACAAAATTCCGCGCTACGACGCACTCTTTATCCGCGCGCTTACCCACCCCTTAAATGCCAGTTATGTGGCTGCCCGCCTAGCTGAATTGCACGGCAAGCCTGTCATCGATGACAGCCGTTCGATCCGTATTTGCTGCGACAAGGTGCACATGTACCGCCGGCTCGAGCAAGCTGGCGTAAGCGTGCCGCCCACCCGCTTGCTCACGCGACCAATGCTAACGCCCACACAAGCGGATCGGTTATTTGCCGAGCTGGGTGCACCATTGGTGCTCAAAGCACCGCAGAGTGCCTTTTCGTCGCATGTCGAACGCGTAGAAACAGTTGAAGCGTTTTTGCGCACCGGGAGGCGTTTCTTCTATCACTCTGACCGGCTTATTGTGCAGCAGTTTATCCCTAGCCCGTTTGACTGGCGCGTAGGCGTGCTGGGAGGCCAGTTGCTGTATGCTTGCCGTTATCTCATTCCAGCCAAAACCTTTAAGATTGAAGCCATTATTGACGGTCGCCGGGCATATGCACGCGTCGAAGGCGTTCCTTTAGAAGCGCTGCCTGAGGCTGTAGCCCAAGCAGCGCTCAAGGCCGCAGCAGCCATCGGGCAGGGACTCTACGGCGTCGATCTCAAGGTTACCGAAACAGGTCAGGTCGTGGTCATCGAAGTCAACGATAATCCCACCATCAATGCGGGGGAGGAAGATCAGCAAGCACCCGACGTTTACACCCGCATTGTTTCCCATCTTTTGGAGGGCAAGTCTTCATGA
- a CDS encoding sigma-70 family RNA polymerase sigma factor: MLHRTRIVQKTSRSRGEESAAQDRLSLLQQMSDEDLMEQFQAGTVEAFNILVERYSERLMHYLYGFLGDARRCEDLLQETFLRVYRNRHSYQRIAKFSTWLYTIAGNLARSEYRKRKRRRVYSIQSVNRDDEEYEIALPDETFLPDKHAESTIQDKYIQEALRSIPADFREVVVLRDVQQLTYEEIAQITGLPMGTVKSRINRGRTKLQALLKDIYAPEEV; encoded by the coding sequence GTGTTGCATAGAACCCGGATTGTTCAAAAAACGTCGCGTTCGCGAGGCGAAGAAAGCGCCGCGCAGGATCGTCTATCGCTGCTCCAGCAGATGAGTGATGAAGACCTCATGGAGCAGTTTCAGGCAGGCACGGTTGAGGCGTTCAACATTCTGGTGGAACGCTATTCCGAGCGCTTGATGCACTACTTGTATGGCTTTTTGGGCGATGCCCGACGCTGTGAAGACCTTCTTCAGGAGACTTTCCTGCGCGTCTACCGCAACCGGCATTCTTACCAGCGGATTGCGAAGTTCTCCACCTGGCTGTACACGATTGCTGGGAACCTGGCGCGCTCCGAGTACCGGAAACGCAAACGCCGGCGCGTGTACTCCATTCAATCGGTTAATCGCGATGACGAGGAGTACGAAATTGCGCTGCCTGACGAGACTTTCTTGCCGGACAAGCATGCCGAGAGCACGATTCAGGACAAATACATTCAGGAGGCGCTGCGGAGCATCCCGGCAGACTTTCGTGAGGTGGTAGTGTTGCGTGACGTGCAGCAGCTTACCTATGAAGAAATCGCCCAAATCACCGGCTTACCGATGGGTACGGTGAAAAGTCGGATTAACCGTGGGCGTACCAAGCTGCAGGCGCTGTTAAAAGACATCTACGCGCCTGAAGAAGTCTAA
- a CDS encoding RluA family pseudouridine synthase, producing MELQEVCIQLEVPLGYREGGRLDTYLARFLSPTSRTKIQQGIREGRVTVNGVIVQKPAYTVQAGDVITLRLLRKPPVELRPEPIPLEVVYEDPYLLVVNKQAGLVVHPARGNRSGTLVNALLHHIGSGPVCFEEEEELPDDETVGLSMVSTGPTETRLEAPRPGIVHRLDKDTTGLMVVAKDDETHAGLARQFEQRTIARTYLALVWGVPNPAQGRIEAPIGRDPRNRQRMAVVPEDKGKRAVTHYEVLEALPAAALVQFRLETGRTHQIRVHAQHIRHPVVGDPIYGGRAIRYGPVTAARKAFYEQLFSRLSRQALHAHTLGFRHPRTGEWLHFSAPLPDDMAWALEKLRCDPL from the coding sequence ATGGAGCTGCAGGAAGTATGCATTCAGCTTGAAGTACCGCTAGGCTACCGGGAAGGTGGTCGTCTAGATACCTACTTGGCGCGTTTTCTTTCGCCAACCTCACGTACTAAAATTCAGCAAGGCATCCGCGAAGGCCGTGTTACGGTCAACGGAGTGATCGTGCAAAAACCGGCCTACACGGTACAGGCAGGTGATGTGATCACTTTACGGCTGCTTCGAAAGCCGCCTGTAGAGCTGCGACCTGAACCGATACCGTTAGAGGTTGTCTATGAAGATCCCTATCTCTTGGTCGTGAACAAGCAGGCTGGATTGGTGGTCCACCCAGCCCGGGGTAACCGTAGTGGTACGCTGGTCAATGCTTTGCTGCACCACATCGGTAGCGGTCCCGTCTGCTTTGAGGAAGAAGAGGAGTTGCCCGACGATGAGACGGTTGGGCTTTCCATGGTGAGTACTGGGCCCACCGAAACACGCCTGGAAGCGCCTAGGCCAGGGATTGTGCATCGCTTAGATAAAGACACCACAGGGTTGATGGTTGTGGCTAAGGACGATGAGACACATGCCGGACTCGCCCGGCAATTTGAGCAGCGAACGATCGCCCGTACGTATTTGGCCCTCGTTTGGGGGGTTCCGAACCCTGCCCAGGGGCGCATTGAGGCACCTATCGGTCGTGATCCACGTAACCGCCAACGCATGGCTGTTGTCCCCGAAGACAAAGGCAAGCGTGCTGTCACGCATTACGAAGTGCTCGAAGCCTTACCTGCAGCAGCCTTGGTGCAATTCCGGCTAGAGACTGGACGCACGCATCAAATTCGGGTGCATGCCCAGCATATCCGGCATCCTGTAGTGGGCGATCCGATCTATGGGGGACGGGCCATTCGCTATGGACCGGTGACCGCTGCTCGTAAAGCATTCTATGAACAACTTTTTTCCCGACTTTCTCGCCAAGCCTTGCATGCCCACACGCTGGGCTTTAGGCATCCTCGAACAGGCGAGTGGTTGCATTTTTCGGCACCATTGCCGGATGATATGGCCTGGGCACTGGAAAAGCTGCGATGCGATCCTTTGTAA